From the Phoenix dactylifera cultivar Barhee BC4 chromosome 10, palm_55x_up_171113_PBpolish2nd_filt_p, whole genome shotgun sequence genome, one window contains:
- the LOC120112252 gene encoding NAC domain-containing protein 104-like codes for MGEGTTSLPPGFHFFPSDQELVVHFLQRKAARLPCRPDIVPTIDLHYCDPWDLNGKALQGGRYWYFFTHRAQNTETANGYWKPIGIEESITSGDISVGLKRTLIFYVGEPPEGMKTNWVMHEYHLLDGVLSSSSSRGSSRRSLKKRSITRIEPNKWVICRVYESSCASQNFHDDGMELSCLDEVFLSLDDLDEVSLPN; via the exons ATGGGAGAAGGAACCACCAGCCTCCCACCTGGTTTCCACTTCTTCCCTTCCGACCAAGAGCTCGTCGTCCATTTCCTCCAACGCAAAGCGGCTCGCCTTCCATGCAGGCCTGACATCGTTCCTACCATTGATCTGCACTACTGTGATCCATGGGATCTCAACG GTAAAGCTCTTCAAGGAGGCAGATATTGGTATTTCTTCACCCATAGGGCCCAAAACACGGAGACTGCCAATGGCTACTGGAAACCCATCGGCATCGAGGAGTCCATAACAAGCGGTGATATTAGTGTTGGCTTGAAAAGAACTCTCATATTTTACGTTGGAGAACCTCCCGAGGGGATGAAAACCAATTGGGTAATGCATGAATATCATTTACTGGATGGCGTTCTTAGTAGTTCCAGCAGTCGTGGTAGTAGCAGAAGGTCTCTCAAGAAGAGAAGCATCACAAGAATA GAACCCAACAAGTGGGTCATATGTCGAGTCTACGAGTCGAGCTGTGCTTCACAGAACTTCCATGATGATGGGATGGAGCTTTCATGCTTGGATGAAGTTTTCTTATCATTGGATGATCTTGATGAAGTAAGCTTGCCAAACTAG